The proteins below are encoded in one region of Levilactobacillus namurensis:
- a CDS encoding UvrD-helicase domain-containing protein has product MDDIESIGRIERILLPAGEHFSLEQMKAIIAGGNINVVAGPGSGKTTILAAKLISLLTKQKRGDKGICCITHTNIAVKEIKD; this is encoded by the coding sequence ATGGATGATATTGAAAGTATCGGGCGTATTGAACGTATTTTGTTGCCAGCAGGAGAACACTTTTCTTTGGAGCAGATGAAGGCTATTATTGCGGGGGGAAATATTAATGTTGTAGCAGGACCAGGATCGGGGAAAACGACAATTTTAGCCGCTAAGCTAATTTCACTTCTAACAAAGCAAAAACGGGGTGATAAAGGTATATGTTGTATCACACATACAAATATTGCTGTAAAAGAAATTAAAGATTGA